The Haliotis asinina isolate JCU_RB_2024 chromosome 3, JCU_Hal_asi_v2, whole genome shotgun sequence genome segment catggaaaccgagaaaataatacatcacaaaaatctgtcaacagcaaaaagcaccacttcaggttctgattgatatatctaccgagttctgcagaaaaacattgaacagtttttgagtacTGCTCCACTCCAGCAAtagactaagaccaaaatgttccatggcaaaacaaaaaataaataaataaaaaggcCCAAAATCTGTCAACAGcaaaaaggcacaaccataagTTCtgattatatctatcaagtttggaaTAAAAGAGAAATAAAAAGAGACACACAACTAGTCTCTTCGTCCAGTGATGGTGATGAATGCCGAGCTGGTAGGGCAATGTCGCTACAAATGTAGAGGTGATGAAGGACCTTCGGAAACCTCTGACGATCCCTGTCAGCCACTTGTCTTCTGTCCATTCCTTGATATAATAACGGAAGACGTTTCCCCATGATGAAATATAGTGACAAGTGGGAGACTGAGCATACACACGTCCACACGGTGTAGcaacaagaaagagaatgacagACACAGATCGTCACGTGATCATCTGAGCGTGATGCACGGTTATagagatgattgacaggtgcCGATGTCGGGGTGGGGTCAGATgcagaaagtctcagggctccatttcataatattattttttccactatgaacgttttttcagtaaaatatgtttatttcagtgactagctgttagtctaccttaaagactgttaaaagacatcCGACAGTGAAAGAATATAAGGAAGCATGTGGATGAGATGCTTTCAGCATCTCCTGCATTAGGAACTGATCCTTGTCCATTAGCCATTGAAAAATCAGACAACCACCACTCCTGTATGGATTCTGGATTACAGGTGGTACAATGCCATGCTGGTTGCTTCAGGTGTTCAGGTTCAATCACCTGTATCCCATCCCTGCACTAAAAGTGCCAGGAAATGTTCCTTATAACATAACTGGTTTGCTtgctccagacttgattatatactgTCCTCCATCACAATGCTAAGTATGGCATTAAACTACAACTAGAAAAAAAACAGCATCTTGTGTACAATACAACAAATGAGTATGTACAAAAGGCATTTATTGACTACCAGTATGTATCTAAATTCATATGACAGAAAACCGATTGATGATTTACTAGGTATTATGAAAAAGTCTGAATAAGATACATTTCACGCGAAGCACCAAATACACATTACTTATTTTCCATCAAATCATGCACGGTTCTCCTCCCACAGTCTCCCGACCCTGTCAGATCTATGAAGCTGAGTCGTGTCGACAGTTGGATACACATCTCTTAGTACTGTACAAACTCCCTGGCCACCAGTTCACACTGGTATCACTTATATCACAACAACTATCCACTGTCTAAAACACAGGACCAAAACAACAGTAACTTACCTGTGTACTTCAAATAGTAATTACATTATCTGGTCATTTGTATATATGTCCCATTATGTGTTGCTTGTGTATCATTACTGACAAAATACAATGTGAAAGAGCTTGTTtgttaacatcactgactgtctATGAAAACTAGTCCAGTAATCTGACACCAGTAGAATTAAAGGACATTTCACTGCGGACTACCGTTTTCTCATGTAGTGCACTCTGTATCAGATAATTCCTTTCAAATTGGTTATATTATAAATCAGTTTCTTACCTTGTATGATTACTACAACTGGCTTAAACCACTCAGAACTGTACGTATGTACTATAATAGATGTTCTGTTAAGACACAGATTTTGCCCTGGTTAagagacacaactctgcacagcaaatgTGGTGTCTCAGAACACTGGACCACCTGGGCCTACCCACGACCACTGTTACAAATCAAATTTATCTTAGGCATGCATCGAACATGATCTAGACTTAAGACCTAAAGATGGTGCTTAAATAGAGCTTTCACTCTAGCCAGGGACTTTACCCATTCCCCTCAGAAGAAAAACAGCTTCTGCCCACACTATGAGGAGGACATGCAAGCATGTTTGTGCCATatttagaaaaagaaaaaaaagcacTACCGACAATCAGAAATTCTGtgctttaaaaattcaatgtacaaagaaaaaaatcagttCCATGTGAAAGCCTggaatgacaaaaaaaaaacaggttTGTGAGATATTCCCTGGAGACTTGGTGTCCTCACTCTGTGGTGCTAGATCCaaacagcagcaacatcctGTGTTAGGACAGCATTATAGACAGACACAGTAGTGTTTAATTTGGATAACAACACTTCTTTGCAAAGGTTACACTTACTAATGAAAATACTCCaactatcaaacaaaataacaccTAAACCATTTTCCACAAAATAATGTTTGGTACTCGTTCCTGTAACTTTTTGTAGTGTTTATTTTTATCATCTCCATCTTAACAATTGTGTTACAAAAAGGACTGGTTTGTTGTAAAATGAAATCTTAATGAAACATTGATAAAACATAACCAGCTAAAATttcatcatcttcatacagCTGTAAAAACTGCTTTGATACATCTATCAATTataaatgtttataatgttCAGGAGTTAGTAACAGACTATAAATAAATTATGTCCAGAAACTGCTGTAAAACATGAACAATGCAGGGAGTCCAGCGATCCTCAAATCTCTTCATGATCATTAAACCATGATGGCAATATCCAAATATGTGCATCAAGATTAAGGCAAATTATTTCTGCACAACCTTTAGCAATGATAAATGAAcgtatgaaaaatgaaaacaaaaatagtcAATGTTATTTTCTTATCTTTGAATGATATGGAAGTTAAATCTGAGATGATCAAATGACATGGATCAGTTACTAGTCTTGAGATGCTGCACTGTCAATGGTATATAGGCCTAAATGGCATACAAGGGAAATGTGTCTACACCTCATGAAGAGTACATTTAGCAATTCACAAACTGTCTAGTGCTTGGCCCCATTACACAAAGTCATCTGAGAGCTATGATGATCTTAAGCTCAAGATACAACAATCTTAGTTCTAAGACTGCATGGTGTAAAGGTGCACTCATGTAGTATATGGCACGAGAACATCACCTGCGCCAGTCAGATGATCAAGTGTTCAGTCAGGTGGACATAAAAGGTGTATATTCCTGTTCAGCTATGAAGATATACATGATATGCACACACTATGTATGATACAATGTCAGAAGGTTGAACCAATAGGACAAGTGAAGTCTACATGTGGTAATACTTGTCACACTATCATAAGAAATAAGCTAGTCAATAACACCTGCCTATACAAACATCACACTACTGTACAAGTCTAGTAGATCTAATGGATGAATAATGTCAAACCAAAATATTCACAAGAGTAATACACAATCTGATGATTAAAGATGCTTTTGTTATGTGAGAGTGAGCCTCAaaatatgtgtgtaaatggtAAGTAGAACAAGGTCTGCCAAACGAAACAGATTTGTATAACAACTCTTCTTATAGTTTTCAAAAATAGATTTGCCtttctacatatacacacacgtaATGAATAGTGTTAATAATCAACTGAGCACATCAAGGGATATGTCCATGTTTCACCAGGAACTAGTTGGGTAGCATAACTTTATATATCTGTGTGTCTGAGATCGGTACCATATTTCTACCCAGTCAGGCTAAGTCCAACCACTTACTTAATAACAAGATGACAGCCATATCTTATGAAATGTTAGTAAAAATTCTTATTAAAAACCATTAAAATGAGCAATTTTTCACACATAAACAAACCTAAAATAGTAATCACACACCACTGTTTTGCATGACTACATTCACAGTGTATATCAGCTATTGTATCTTTGAACATTTCCAAAAGAATCGTTCCACTAGTAATTTGTAAATGCTGAACCTGCCATTGCTTAAATGATTCTTAAGTGTTTGATGGCACATACTGTTGTGTCAAGCTTTTGTCTTGCGAATTTTTTTTCATAACTAATTAAGACCCATTGCAATTTTTGacaaaaacatttgtcaaataaatgataattgttGCCATATATAACTGTGATGCTGTTTTTTTTTCGCAATAATTCCGCCAAAACTAAACAGATGGCTTTGTGACACAGTGTTGCCTCTACCCACGATCTTGAATTTTGTATACACGTAACTGAAGAAGGAACAACATACTGTTAGTTCATACATTTTGATTCAGGATTAGTCGCTAATGTCTACTATGTGCAAGTTGTATGAGTCCAATACATAATTAAATTGACGTAGAGCTGGAATTCCAGTCAAAATTTTTAACAAGTTCAAGGTCTCCACCATGGAATCATAATCATTTAATGAACTCTCTTTTCACTGTTCTTTTGGTtattacatttgataaaattcaAAAGTAAAAATTCTTGAAACAATGTAAAATGATTACACCAAATGAACACACAGTTTAAGTACGTTGGCTCCTAAAACATATTATGCATTTTCAAATGCTGTTATCATAGATATATAAATGATGTTAGATTCTTGATGGCAAATGTATTCCTGATAAAACATGGATGACATACAAATATTGCTTTGTATATATAACATGAAGTCTGTGAAAATCTGGGGGATATAGGAGTTTTGACCCTACATGGTATATGTTAACAATCCTTAATAACACAAAATAACAATCCTCTCTCTGACTCATGCAAGTGTGTATCTTACAATACACCTGATAATTTTCAGGGACTGGTCACAAGTTATCTACACATACTGAACTACTTGTCATTCCAGACATTGTTTTCCATTTTCTATTCTGATATTAACTTTACTTAGGTTTCTGTTGGTGAACATATATAAATGTTTTCCAGATTTAAATGTCTTCCTCcagtttttgttttcatagagATGAGTGGTTCCTTAAACATGTTTAAAAGGATTTCTGTGCAGTCAAACTATTGAAAGCAAAGGCTATCATCTTTCCAACTGGGTTACACTGAACAACTAGTGAATAGTATTGACGATTCCCACCATCTTGGTACACTAATGGTGATATTTGTAAAAGTCTCCTGATTCACATAGCAAGTGACCAGTTCCTTACAAGGGAGGAAACAACAGACAGGCATTGTGGGTATGCCTTGAGTACATTTCCACTAAGTCAGTCAATGAATTCAAACAAAGGAGACTGAGACATTCCTCTCTAGAGATGCAGGATCAGTGGTGTTGGCTGCCTCCAGCCCTGCAGTGGGCGGAGTTCTGAAGGTATGTTATCAATCAGAAACTGTACACTACTATTATACATAGCACTGGTGGAGGGAGATGCTTCCAACCCCTATCTAATACTATTGATTATGAAACTTGGTATACTGTTCTGTACATAAACAGCATAAACAAATTGTACGATTAGAAATTCTAAAAGGTTTCAAGATGAAGCTTACAATTTCCCCCCTAAAGTAACGGTGATAAAATACACATAAAACTTAACAATGTTTTACATACATAAAAACAAGATGCCATTTCTCAAATTCGCCAGATACATTCTTATAGAAATCAATTTGAACATGTTACATCTCATTTTGTAAAAGTTGACACAAAGACAAAGAGATGTCAATATTTGTTAACAAAGTCTAAGAGACAGTAAGGGTCTCAAGTGATAATACATTTTTCAACAAGTCCCACGCAGGTGAGTAAGGCATTCATAGCATCACAGATGGGTCCTCTCTTGTACTTGGCAAAGTTGGAAATGTTAGAATCAGCTGGCAATAACACGCTGATGACAATGTAATTTAAGATGTTAACATGAAAATGGTATCAATAGTCAATaaatatccagcaatatcatgaattTCACATAATTGAACTTATCCCATAAATATCATATCATTAGAGTGGCAGATATTGAAGTGCTGTGGGCTGTGTCAGCTATACAGATATGTGACAATAAGTTTATTTCATTATACTGTTAGAGTCATTACTGTACTGTACACGGAACAAAAGGAGCAGTAATCTAGATGTATACTACACAACACTTGACAGGGTTCTCAGATATTTATGTTTTGGTATAAAACTAGAGGACAATAACCAAAATAATTGTGTCTTTTCTTGTTCTTAAAGCTTTTATGACAGAATCCAAACTGCTGTCTGAAGATCCCCATCAGGAGTTGAGTTGTATGTTCCATTGATGAGCTATAGCATCCGTTAGTACACAATATACATTTGTATCAAACAGGTTCACATCCCCTAGCAGTGCTATATATCTCAAAATGCACCCCATAATTTACATTCCTCCTAGAGCATGGTTGCATCAACCATCTCGAGTGCGTTTCTCTGGTGGTTCATCGGATGCTCCCGGAGAAGGGGTGGGTCTAGTCTGGGCATTTGAGGAGTTAGGTGACACCGGCTCGGTCTTTATACCCATTCCTGCTGTTCGAACGGGTATTGTGGTTGTTAAGATGGGCACTCCTGATGTTGTGGCAAATGTTAAGGAAcctctgaaacaaatgaaatgacAAAACACTATTATTTGTGATTGTTAAAATTATAAAGATCATGTACAACAGTGAaaaagtgaatgttgttttacatcCAAGTCAGCTGTATTCCAGTCATATCTCTGAATAAATTAACCTGGCGGGAGTGCTTCGCTAAAGTAACAAGCAGAAATTAATATTCTGAAGACTCCTGCAATCCACAGTGTCTGTCCTCTCAAAAAACAAATTGTGCAGGTAGTTCATTGATGACAACTTGGAAAATGGGTGACAGTGACATACCCAGGAGTGAATTGCAGACCCGATGCTTGAACAGCTGCTGTAAGAGGGCCAGGACACTGCCCACCTGACCACTGGACAAGGGGAGACAATCCTGTCAGGTCTGCACTTGTTAACTGGAACTCACCTGCAAAGGGAAAAAACCAGGACAACCTGTACAGACGGAATTCTCTACAAAGGAATTCTTACAAAGTGACATTAAATCTAACACTGACCttgtatattgctgaatgtCAAGACATGATATTAAATCTACTGCAAGACCTTGAGTCAAGCTTGACGAGACAGAACGGAAGCAAAACTGCTACTCGGTCGCAAATACTTGCTTACGTTTTACTTTTGTGTAACTAATTAAAATTTGTTGTCTCTTTGAGTTTGTCATAACCTTAGTCTACTGCAACACATGatccaaataaacacaatgatTTACATACCATTGACATACAAAGAACGCCAGGAGGcatttgtttttttgtgaatattttgcCAACATGagaaacttgttttaaaataccactgatgtaGCTATGAGATAACTCGTAGCGGCAAATTTACCTAGAACTGATAAGCGTATAATAGTGAGAGTCAGTAAACAATTTTAAGTAGTTACTGTAATAACATGTCCCCATTGCAAACATAATGCATTATtttaaaggtcatatgcaacgtaaaacacaactttgcagattctgatatctGTGTGAAGCAGTGTTGCCATCTACAGTGGAAGTAAAGGGTCCTTGAGATTTGGGCCCTTAGTATTGGAATCTTAAACTTTTGACATGAAGGTTGAGGAGGATTCCTTGCCTTTCATgaataatataaaaaaatgcATCTAGCAGACGGTCAAAGTGTATCCGTAAGTAAATCCACTAAAACTTTTTAGAATTGTAACTAACAAAACTATCCAAGATCAGAACACATCAATATTCCTCACCTGACAGGAGGGACGTTGGTATGGACGGATTCGTATTTGCAGCCGGTGTAGCCATAGTTGACACAACAGGAGTTTCTAACGTAGTTCGAGGATGACCCTGTAAAACAGTGTGTTCATTCAATGGGAACTGTAGTTTCAGAATCAAACTAAGAGACCAGTTCTTTAATTTGGTGTCAAAAGAATAAAGTAATTCAACATTTTGAGAAAACACCTCATTGTAAGGGTGCACTGCCATCCCAGTGAAAGTCATTATCAGGTGTACTGCCATCCTGCTGAAGGTCATTATTGGGGTGCATAGCGCTCTGTTTACATTTTTCCCTACATTAACCTGAAAACTGCACTAACATAGTTGGGCTGTCTTTCTGGTATGAGCACTTTCAGGTTTGGTTTCTTTTCTCCAGCAGTTTCCCTTGGTGATTCTCGAGGGGCTGGCGAGGTACTAGGTGGTGCTGGCGATGTGCGCGCAGGTAGAGGGCTGGTCGTCAATCGGACACCTGAAACACAGTCTGCATATTTGTTTGCTTCAAAGGAAAAAACATCTAACAGATGGCTTAGGATCTTGGCAAGATTGTAGatatacatttgaaataacTTCCCAAGTATATTCTAAATATAAATCACTGCTGTTACAGAATGAGAAAAACATGTTACGTAGACAATAACTCCATTGTAACTCAATGTTTAGAAGGAGACCAGGACAGAAAGCATAGTTCAGAATAGAAGATACTGGTCTTGAACTACTGACAGTTTGACAAAGACGTTTTTGACTGACTTCCAGTTAACCAGTCATTTGTCATTTTAAGTTTGAGAACGGTTTGATGTGAACTCTTAAGATGCATCCTTATATATTGAAGCAGCAACAATTATCATCTTACATCAATGCCACACCATACAGGAACTGTTGGAGATGCGAGTGTGCATAAGGTGTTATCAggctaaacaaaacaataataatatctaATATACTTTTATTTCTTTAGTGATCATGACAACAAGAAGGTAGGTTGATGAACCAGCTTTCAAACCGGACATATAATTATGATACAGATTTCAAGGATCAAATATATTACCTAAACCTAATTTTGAGATCAGCTTATCTGTGATCATATACCCCGCCCCCCACTGACCTGATCCCCCTGAGGGACTTGCATTGGAAACCGGTGTCCCAGGGGGTTGCAGCAGGACAACAGTAGGGGCCACATTGGCCCCAGTGGCGGTCTGTGTGACAGCTGTTGTGGTGAACGTCTGGGAGGAGCTGAACTGCGACTGCACTGGCACTGCCACAGGCATGGATGTTGGCTGGTATGTGGCCAGGCTCTGCAGCAAAAGACAATCTCATACAACACTTAGCACAACACACACTGCTGGGTCATCAACATGTCACCATCAGTTATTGTGGGCACATGAGCAAGAGGTACTATGGCCCAACATGTATACAGTGCAAAATGCAAGTCAGCAGATGTCTGGCTAAATCAAGTAAGCAAGGAAATATTATCCCATGGTAAccctcatcctcgatatctccagggtatacgttccgataagtctccactataccctggacacatctacggctctgccagataaatgtattacctcccttgactgtcttttcatccaatcaggtgtctacgctgggaagttgagcgaaccaatcacaactcactttcgtttttttaattatttaaccgattatacttggcaacataaaccatgcagaggttctctggaagagttagaaggcgttcttgcatatgttgttttaaagtttcggacctgtcaatttgtttgtatgatttccctaaaatctgggacgcactgtgggcaaaccttcgcagttgcgaccgctacctttgttgacactggcaagctctgttataacagcggcctagctgattggctactgtgagaaggcggagccagcaaagggaggtaataaatttatctggcagagccgtagatgcgtccagggtatagtggagacttatcggagcaTATAcgctggagatatcgaggatgggtaaCCCTCAGCACTGTCACTTACCTGGAGATGCAGTTAAGAGTCTGAACTGTCATCAAAGATAGACACTCAGAACACTCATAACTTAGGCTTTAGAAGGACAAATACACAGGCTTGAAATCAGCATCCTCAGCCACAcatatctttgaaaaatgtatttaaaaaaaaaaagatgccAAAACCACATTGTAAGTGTTTTCTGAGtaaaaaattgatattttatacaat includes the following:
- the LOC137277310 gene encoding myocyte-specific enhancer factor 2A-like; protein product: MGRKKIQIARINDERNRQVTFTKRKFGLMKKAYELSVLCDCEIALIIFTSNNKLYQYASSDMDKVLLKYTEYNDTVVSQTNKDIVDLLSKKEHRGNDSMDGEDEDYTLTPRTEESYKRIDQEYARVMQHGGVKSLATYQPTSMPVAVPVQSQFSSSQTFTTTAVTQTATGANVAPTVVLLQPPGTPVSNASPSGGSGVRLTTSPLPARTSPAPPSTSPAPRESPRETAGEKKPNLKVLIPERQPNYGHPRTTLETPVVSTMATPAANTNPSIPTSLLSGEFQLTSADLTGLSPLVQWSGGQCPGPLTAAVQASGLQFTPGGSLTFATTSGVPILTTTIPVRTAGMGIKTEPVSPNSSNAQTRPTPSPGASDEPPEKRTRDG